The DNA window CGACGTCCTGGTGATTGACCACAAAAGTCATCACGCCGGAATTGCCGTATTCCGCCGGATAGGCCAACAGCGCGAACCCGCCGATCATCTTGCCACGTACCACGTAGTCGATTGCGCCGCCGAGTGCGCTCGGCCCCTGGCGTGTGAGCACCCGGTAGTAGTACCCGTGGTAGGGCATGCGCTGC is part of the Candidatus Saccharimonadia bacterium genome and encodes:
- a CDS encoding DUF2950 family protein, with the translated sequence QRMPYHGYYYRVLTRQGPSALGGAIDYVVRGKMIGGFALLAYPAEYGNSGVMTFVVNHQDVVFQKDLGLSTARVAGAMTTFNPDQSWSRVVIQQPQSQR